In the genome of Pristis pectinata isolate sPriPec2 chromosome 10, sPriPec2.1.pri, whole genome shotgun sequence, one region contains:
- the LOC127575213 gene encoding trace amine-associated receptor 3-like → MNLTYLESSEDVQYCFQLVNTSCPKVTRPIAMKATLYIFISFSILISIFGNLVVITSVLHFKQLQTPTNYLVLSLAFVDFLVGFIVLPSSMIRSVETCWYFGNVFCKIHSILDIVLTIVSIYNICFIAVDRYYALCDPLLYSLKITLPVTIVTLTLIWLFAIFYGFSVFLSDFSKKALDNYIPTMTFLDDVITWFGFFNSTLNPMLTPYLYPWYRKVLKLIFSCEIFSSDSATIDFFSE, encoded by the exons ACAATACTGTTTTCAACTTGTTAACACATCCTGTCCCAAAGTCACTAGGCCAATAGCAATGAAAGCAACACTGTACATTTTTATTAGCTTTTCAATATTAATTTCCATATTTGGGAATCTGGTGGTGATCACTTCAGTTTTACATTTTAAGCAACTACAGACACCCACTAATTATCTCGTATTATCTTTAGCATTTGTTGATTTTCTGGTAGGTTTTATTGTATTGCCTTCTAGTATGATTAGGTCTGTAGAAACGTGCTGGTATTTTGGAAATGTGTTTTGTAAAATTCATTCAATTCTTGATATTGTGTTAACCATAGTTTCAATTTATAATATATGTTTTATTGCTGTTGATCGATATTATGCTCTTTGTGACCCCTTGCTCTATTCCTTAAAAATAACTCTGCCTGTGACAATTGTCACTCTTACTTTAATATGGCTATTTGCTATCTTTTATGGGTTTAGTGTGTTTTTGTCAGACTTCAGTAAAAAGGCACTAGATAATTATATACCTACTATGACTT TTTTAGATGATGTAATTACATGGTTTGGATTCTTTAATTCTACTTTGAACCCAATGCTTACACCTTATTTATATCCATGGTATCGCAAGGTGCTCAAACTTATATTTTCTTGTGAGATATTTAGCTCTGATTCAGCTACAATAGATTTCTTTTCAGAATAA